In one Lolium rigidum isolate FL_2022 chromosome 3, APGP_CSIRO_Lrig_0.1, whole genome shotgun sequence genomic region, the following are encoded:
- the LOC124703962 gene encoding zinc finger CCCH domain-containing protein 24-like: MNATPIPAPPAASLPDAPAPAPKKNAAVAEMAMRLTVDTDDAFAGLLELAADDDADGLLRALARAPPAAADEPGLWYGRRKALERRTPLMVAATYGSLAALRLLLSLPAVDANRRCGPDGTTALHCAASGGSASAVDAVRLLLVAGADADATDAAGCRPADVISVPPKMVDAKIALQDLLGFPKLLRVATNAPRNSISSPVSSPTAEDAATRSPSAALMLTTKFADLPRVATATSEKKEYPVDPSLPDIKSSIYASDEFRMYSFKIRPCSRAYSHDWTECPFVHPGENARRRDPRKYHYSCVPCPDFRKGVCRRSDMCEYAHGVFECWLHPAQYRTRLCKDGTGCNRRVCFFAHTTEELRPLYVSTGSAVPSPSPRASATAAMDMAAAMGLMPGSPSAVSAAMSPFTPPRSPSGNGMPPSLGWQQQPNVPTLHLPGSSLQSSRLRSSLNARDMPLDDYALMQEMDSQLMNGLCARLGSSSAGNHASRTKSLNPSNLDDLFSAEMISSPRYSNADQGAMFSPSQKAAILNQFQQQQQALLSPINTGGFSPKTVDNQQIPSRSSLLQASLGMSSPGRMSPRCVESGSPMNSHMAAAFAQREKQLQQQHQQQQQTMRSLSSRDLGPSATRSLSSRDLGPSAARASALVGSPLSSSWSKWGSPSGAPDWGVDGEELGKLRRSSSFELRSGGDDPDLSWVHTLVKESPPEKQGTAAESMNSVGPSPLMHPNVNNGEGSRLNTRMDGDDQATIIGALLEQMQLDQQMGSLAT; this comes from the coding sequence ATGAACGCCACGCCGATCCCCGCGCCCCCCGCGGCGTCCCTCCCCGACGCGCCGGCCCCCGCGCCCAAGAAGAATGCGGCGGTCGCCGAGATGGCCATGCGCCTCACCGTCGACACGGACGACGCCTTCGCGGGCCTCCTCGagctcgccgccgacgacgacgccgacggccTGCTCCGCGCGCTGGcccgcgcgccgcccgccgccgccgacgagcccggCCTCTGGTACGGCCGCCGCAAGGCCCTCGAGCGCCGCACCCCGCTCATGGTCGCCGCCACCTACGGCAGCCTCGCCGCGCTGCGCCTGCTGCTCTCGCTCCCCGCCGTCGACGCCAACCGCCGCTGCGGCCCCGACGGGACCACCGCGCTCCACTGCGCCGCCTCCGGGGGCTCCGCCTCCGCCGTCGACGCCGTCCGGCTGCTCCTCGTCGCCGGGGCCGACGCCGACGCCACGGATGCGGCCGGGTGCCGCCCCGCCGACGTCATCTCCGTCCCGCCCAAGATGGTCGACGCCAAGATCGCGCTCCAAGATCTGCTCGGCTTCCCCAAGCTCCTCCGGGTAGCCACAAACGCCCCAAGGAACTCGATCTCCTCGCCCGTCTCCTCGCCCACCGCCGAAGACGCCGCGACGCGGTCCCCATCTGCCGCGCTGATGCTGACGACCAAGTTCGCCGACCTGCCCAGGGTCGCCACCGCCACTTCAGAAAAGAAAGAGTACCCGGTGGATCCGTCCCTGCCGGACATCAAGAGCAGCATCTACGCCTCGGACGAGTTCCGCATGTACTCCTTCAAGATCAGGCCGTGCTCGCGGGCCTACTCGCACGACTGGACCGAGTGCCCCTTCGTGCACCCGGGGGAGAACGCCCGGCGCCGGGATCCCCGCAAGTACCACTACAGCTGCGTGCCGTGCCCGGACTTCAGGAAGGGCGTGTGCCGGCGCAGCGACATGTGCGAGTACGCGCACGGCGTGTTCGAGTGCTGGCTGCACCCCGCGCAGTACCGCACCCGCCTCTGCAAGGATGGAACCGGCTGCAACCGCCGCGTCTGCTTCTTCGCGCACACCACCGAGGAGCTCCGCCCGCTCTATGTCTCCACTGGGTCCGCGGTGCCGTCCCCGAGCCCGAGGGCCTCGGCCACGGCTGCGATGGACATGGCGGCGGCAATGGGCTTGATGCCTGGTTCTCCATCGGCGGTTTCGGCAGCCATGTCCCCGTTCACCCCGCCGAGGTCTCCTTCTGGCAATGGGATGCCGCCTTCCTTGGGCTGGCAGCAGCAGCCAAATGTTCCAACGCTACACCTTCCGGGCAGCAGTCTTCAGTCGAGCAGACTCAGGAGTTCACTCAATGCCAGAGATATGCCTTTGGATGACTACGCCCTGATGCAGGAGATGGATTCTCAGCTTATGAATGGTCTCTGCGCACGCCTTGGTTCTTCGTCTGCAGGGAACCATGCTTCTCGCACCAAGAGCCTGAATCCCTCAAACTTGGATGATCTCTTCTCTGCTGAGATGATCTCGTCCCCGAGGTACAGCAATGCAGATCAAGGCGCTATGTTTTCACCTTCTCAGAAGGCTGCTATCCTTAACCAGTTCCAGCAACAGCAGCAAGCACTGCTCTCACCAATCAACACAGGGGGCTTCTCGCCAAAGACCGTGGACAACCAGCAGATTCCTTCACGCTCATCGCTGCTGCAAGCATCACTTGGGATGTCCTCCCCTGGCCGGATGTCTCCCCGTTGCGTTGAATCTGGGTCCCCAATGAACTCCCACATGGCAGCCGCCTTTGCCCAGCGTGAGAAACAGCTGCAGCaacagcaccagcagcagcagcagacaaTGAGGAGCCTTAGTTCTCGTGATCTTGGGCCTAGTGCGACGAGGAGCCTCAGTTCTCGTGATCTTGGTCCTAGTGCCGCAAGAGCATCGGCTCTAGTTGGCTCTCCTCTCAGCTCGTCATGGTCCAAGTGGGGATCTCCTTCAGGGGCACCTGATTGGGGTGTGGATGGTGAAGAACTGGGTAAGCTTCGCCGATCATCTTCCTTTGAACTGAGATCAGGTGGTGACGATCCAGATCTCTCGTGGGTGCACACACTGGTTAAGGAGTCTCCGCCAGAGAAGCAAGGTACCGCAGCTGAATCCATGAACTCCGTTGGACCTTCTCCACTTATGCATCCGAATGTTAACAATGGTGAAGGTTCGAGGCTGAACACACGGATGGATGGAGATGACCAAGCCACAATTATTGGAGCATTGCTTGAACAGATGCAGCTTGATCAGCAAATGGGTAGTCTAGCAACATAG
- the LOC124703963 gene encoding alkaline ceramidase, with protein sequence MDESMADSMVASFWGPVTSTMELCEENYARSSYIAEFYNTLSNAPCILLALIGLVNALRQRFEKRFSVLHISNMILSIGSIIFHATLQHVLQQSDETPMVWEILLYLYVLYSPDWHYRSTMPTFLVLYGAAFAVVHFFVRFQVVFKLHYIGLCLLCIPRMYKYYIQTKDLAAKRLAKLYVLTIFLATVCWLVDRIFCKKLSHWYINPQGHAWWHVLMGFNSYFANTFLMFCRAQQRGWEPRIIHLFGLLPYVKIQKSRKRE encoded by the exons ATGGACGAATCGATGGCGGATTCCATGGTAGCGAGCTTCTGGGGGCCTGTGACGTCAACCATGGAGCTGTGCGAGGAGAACTACGCCCGCTCGTCGTATATCGCAGAGTTCTACAATACTCTGTCCAATGCTCCGTGCATTCTCCTGGCGCTCATTGGACTCGTCAATGCCCTCCGCCAACGCTTTGAGAAGCGCTTCAGTGTTCTGCACATATCCAATATGATACTGTCTATTGGGAGCATCATCTTCCACGCCACCTTGCAGCATGT CCTACAGCAGAGTGATGAGACACCAATGGTGTGGGAGATCCTCCTATATCTGTATGTCCTTTATTCACCAGATTGGCATTACAGGAGCACGATGCCTACTTTCCTTGTCCTATATGGTGCTGCATTTGCTGTAGTTCACTTCTTTGTGCGATTCCAAGTAGTATTCAAGTTGCATTACATTGGTCTGTGCCTTCTCTGCATCCCACGGATGTACAAGTACTACATACAGACGAAAGACTTGGCTGCCAAGCGGCTCGCGAAGCTGTATGTTCTTACCATCTTCCTGGCGACTGTTTGCTGGCTAGTTGATCGCATCTTCTGCAAGAAGCTTTCGCACTGGTACATCAACCCGCAGGGACACGCATGGTGGCATGTGCTTATGGGATTTAACTCTTATTTCGCAAACACATTCTTGATGTTTTGCCGAGCTCAGCAGCGTGGGTGGGAGCCACGCATTATCCACCTCTTTGGGCTATTGCCTTATGTCAAGATCCAGAAATCCAGAAAGAGGGAGTAA